The Amycolatopsis sp. DG1A-15b genome window below encodes:
- a CDS encoding DinB family protein has product MTEHTVPVTPPPRLTGPRTDPAPVADERQALTESLEYYRRTFELKCAGLDPARLSERSVPPSTLTLHGLLRHLTGCERWWFRIQFTGEDVPNLYYSDDDPEQDFTDLGGDVDEAFSLWHAECARSREIVAASSLEQTGTRLSTGEPFTLRWLMLRMIGEYARHIGQADLIRERIDGATGE; this is encoded by the coding sequence ATGACCGAACACACCGTCCCGGTGACGCCGCCACCCCGCCTGACCGGCCCCAGAACCGACCCGGCGCCGGTCGCTGACGAGCGCCAAGCGCTCACCGAGAGCCTCGAGTACTACCGGCGCACCTTCGAGCTGAAATGCGCCGGCCTCGACCCGGCACGGCTGTCCGAACGCTCGGTACCGCCGTCCACCTTGACCCTGCACGGGCTGCTGCGGCACCTCACGGGCTGCGAACGCTGGTGGTTCCGGATCCAGTTCACGGGCGAGGACGTCCCGAACCTCTACTACTCCGACGACGACCCGGAACAGGACTTCACGGACCTGGGCGGCGATGTCGACGAGGCGTTCTCGTTGTGGCACGCCGAATGCGCGCGCTCCCGCGAGATCGTCGCGGCCAGCTCGCTGGAGCAGACCGGCACTCGCCTCAGCACCGGCGAACCGTTCACCCTGCGCTGGCTGATGCTGCGGATGATCGGCGAGTACGCGCGCCACATCGGCCAGGCCGACCTGATCCGCGAGCGGATCGACGGCGCGACCGGCGAATGA
- a CDS encoding lyase family protein: protein MTVDPDSGLLSPVRAGTPAEASTGDEAWLRAMLDAEAALARAQARVGTVPPEAAGAITEAAGRVRIDVAELARGSRATANPVVGLVKALTSAVGELAPGAAEYVHRGSTSQDIFDTAMMLVADRTLRPLAADLDATAEALAALARAHRDTTMAGRTLTAHAVPTTFGLKAAGWRQLVLDAAVRIRRVLDGGLPVSLGGAAGTLAAYAEYARLASEPSGGGGGGGGGGGGDATTAAAPLGGAGPARDAEAGDYAERLTAAFAEETGLAAPVLPWHSLRTPVADLAGALAFAAGALGKLAVDVETLSQTELGEVAEPAAEGRGGSSAMPHKRNPVLATLIRSAALQVPVLAAGVTQSMLAEDERSAGVWHAEWQLVRECLRLTGGAAHTAAELARGLTAAPGRMRTNLASTHGLIVSERLSAVLAPLLGKAKAKELLGEASRRAVREDRPLRDVLDELPAVTGVLTAAALDELLDPAGYTGAAGALVDRALGDRALGGPEPGGSD, encoded by the coding sequence ATGACCGTCGACCCCGATTCCGGACTCCTCTCCCCGGTGCGGGCCGGTACGCCGGCCGAAGCGTCGACCGGGGACGAGGCCTGGTTGCGCGCGATGCTCGACGCCGAGGCGGCGCTCGCGAGGGCGCAGGCGCGGGTCGGGACGGTGCCGCCGGAGGCCGCCGGCGCGATCACGGAGGCCGCGGGCAGGGTGCGGATCGACGTCGCCGAGCTGGCGCGTGGGTCGCGGGCGACCGCGAACCCGGTCGTCGGCCTGGTGAAGGCGCTGACGTCGGCCGTCGGCGAGCTCGCGCCCGGGGCCGCGGAATACGTGCACCGCGGCTCGACCAGCCAGGACATCTTCGACACCGCGATGATGCTGGTCGCCGACCGGACGCTGCGGCCGCTCGCCGCCGACCTCGACGCCACGGCCGAGGCGCTGGCCGCGCTGGCCCGCGCGCACCGGGACACGACCATGGCCGGGCGGACGCTGACGGCCCACGCGGTGCCGACGACGTTCGGGCTCAAGGCCGCGGGCTGGCGGCAGCTGGTGCTGGACGCGGCCGTCCGCATCCGCCGCGTGCTCGACGGCGGGCTCCCGGTCTCGCTGGGCGGTGCGGCCGGGACGCTGGCGGCGTACGCCGAGTACGCGCGCCTGGCGAGCGAGCCGAGCGGGGGCGGGGGCGGGGGCGGGGGCGGGGGCGGGGGCGATGCCACCACAGCCGCGGCGCCCCTCGGCGGCGCGGGGCCGGCTCGCGATGCGGAGGCCGGCGACTATGCCGAGCGGCTGACCGCGGCGTTCGCCGAGGAGACCGGGCTGGCCGCTCCAGTGCTCCCGTGGCATTCGCTGCGGACGCCGGTTGCCGACCTCGCCGGGGCGCTCGCGTTCGCCGCCGGGGCGCTGGGGAAGCTGGCCGTCGACGTCGAGACGCTCAGCCAGACCGAGCTGGGCGAGGTCGCCGAACCGGCCGCCGAGGGGCGGGGCGGCTCCTCGGCGATGCCGCACAAGCGGAACCCGGTGCTCGCGACGCTGATCCGGTCGGCCGCGCTGCAGGTGCCGGTGCTGGCCGCCGGGGTCACGCAGTCGATGCTCGCCGAAGACGAACGGTCGGCTGGGGTCTGGCACGCCGAGTGGCAGCTGGTGCGCGAGTGCCTGCGGCTGACCGGCGGTGCCGCGCACACCGCCGCCGAGCTGGCGCGCGGGCTCACCGCGGCGCCCGGGCGGATGCGGACGAACCTGGCGTCGACGCACGGGCTGATCGTCTCCGAACGGCTCTCCGCCGTGCTCGCGCCGCTGCTCGGCAAGGCGAAGGCCAAGGAGCTGCTCGGCGAGGCGTCCCGGCGGGCGGTGCGCGAAGACCGGCCGCTCCGGGACGTGCTGGACGAGCTGCCCGCCGTCACCGGCGTGCTGACGGCAGCTGCGCTGGACGAGCTGCTCGACCCCGCCGGCTACACCGGCGCGGCGGGCGCCCTGGTCGACCGTGCCCTCGGCGACCGCGCCCTCGGCGGGCCGGAGCCGGGCGGTTCGGACTAG
- a CDS encoding TMEM175 family protein, producing the protein MTSAPSIEDTAGSESRAIAAERLTFFSDAVVAIAITLLALELPLPEGATSAELLRSLGHHQSEYVSFLISFIVIGGHWRAHHRLFNYVTTLGGGLARLTFGWLLMQVVMPFATKVISEDGGFEFRFVFYAVVQVIALTLFLLMARQIKRNHLYRADTPPELFGTVYRGIGAMIAAFALSIPVAFFTHWAYACWIVVPLVINLLSRFRRRTAAA; encoded by the coding sequence ATGACCAGCGCCCCGTCCATCGAGGACACCGCCGGCTCCGAATCCCGGGCCATCGCCGCCGAGCGGCTGACCTTCTTCTCGGACGCCGTCGTCGCCATCGCGATCACGCTGCTCGCGCTCGAGCTGCCGCTGCCGGAGGGCGCCACCAGCGCCGAACTGCTGCGGTCACTCGGTCATCACCAGTCCGAATACGTCTCCTTCCTGATCAGCTTCATCGTCATCGGGGGCCACTGGCGCGCCCACCACCGCCTGTTCAACTACGTCACCACGCTCGGCGGCGGGCTGGCCCGCCTCACCTTCGGCTGGCTCCTGATGCAGGTGGTCATGCCCTTCGCCACGAAGGTGATCTCCGAAGACGGAGGGTTCGAGTTCCGCTTCGTCTTCTACGCCGTCGTGCAGGTCATCGCGCTGACGCTGTTCCTCCTCATGGCCCGGCAGATCAAGCGGAACCACCTCTACCGCGCGGACACCCCGCCGGAGCTCTTCGGCACGGTCTACCGCGGGATCGGCGCGATGATCGCCGCGTTCGCCCTCTCGATCCCGGTCGCCTTCTTCACGCACTGGGCCTACGCGTGCTGGATCGTCGTTCCGCTGGTGATCAACCTCCTTTCCCGCTTCCGCCGCCGGACGGCAGCTGCCTGA
- a CDS encoding SCO0930 family lipoprotein — MLRTRIAVSVAAAAAGLAVLTACSGAETAQPVVAPAAAGGTGGGQAANGQGQVGNAAPASNESKLVVADVADVGQVLTDQNGMTLYRFDKDTAKPPKSNCDGDCAKAWPPMLATGDVQVQGVDKNMVGKVTRSDGTEQITVGGWALYRYAKDTKPGDATGQGVSGAWYAANAKGGKAGQAAATGSEAGGVKLSASKIDGLGDAIVDQNGMTLYLFQKDTKKKASACNGDCAKTWPPVLSNGKVELQGIDSKLLGSIKRQDGSEQVTVGGWPVYTFSKDTKPGDANGQGVNGTWFVIEPAGCKLGSNPNTATSQQQAPAGSGAGTSDSSGSGGTTY, encoded by the coding sequence ATGCTTCGCACGCGCATCGCCGTCTCCGTCGCCGCGGCGGCAGCCGGGCTGGCAGTGCTCACCGCTTGCTCGGGTGCCGAGACTGCTCAGCCGGTTGTCGCCCCCGCGGCGGCCGGTGGCACCGGGGGCGGCCAGGCCGCCAACGGCCAGGGCCAGGTAGGCAACGCTGCTCCGGCCTCGAACGAAAGCAAACTGGTCGTCGCGGACGTCGCCGACGTCGGACAGGTGCTCACCGACCAGAACGGCATGACCCTCTACCGGTTCGACAAGGACACCGCGAAGCCGCCGAAGTCCAACTGCGACGGTGACTGCGCCAAGGCCTGGCCGCCCATGCTGGCGACCGGGGACGTCCAAGTCCAAGGTGTCGACAAGAACATGGTCGGGAAGGTGACGCGCTCCGACGGGACCGAGCAGATCACCGTCGGCGGCTGGGCGCTCTACCGCTACGCCAAGGACACCAAGCCCGGCGATGCGACCGGCCAGGGCGTCAGTGGCGCCTGGTACGCGGCGAACGCCAAGGGCGGGAAGGCCGGCCAGGCCGCGGCGACCGGCTCCGAGGCCGGTGGCGTCAAGCTCAGCGCCAGCAAGATCGACGGCCTCGGCGACGCGATCGTCGACCAGAACGGGATGACGCTCTACCTGTTCCAGAAGGACACCAAGAAGAAGGCCTCCGCCTGCAACGGTGACTGCGCCAAGACCTGGCCGCCGGTGCTCTCCAACGGCAAGGTCGAGCTGCAGGGCATCGACTCGAAGCTGCTCGGCAGCATCAAGCGCCAGGACGGCTCGGAGCAGGTGACCGTCGGCGGCTGGCCCGTCTACACCTTCTCGAAGGACACCAAGCCGGGCGACGCGAACGGCCAGGGCGTCAACGGCACCTGGTTCGTCATCGAGCCCGCCGGCTGCAAGCTGGGCAGCAACCCGAACACCGCCACCAGCCAGCAGCAGGCGCCGGCCGGCAGCGGTGCGGGTACCAGTGACTCCTCCGGTTCCGGTGGCACCACCTACTGA